Sequence from the Carboxydocella sporoproducens DSM 16521 genome:
GAAGTCAAATGGGATGGCATCCGGGCCCTGCTCTATCTGGAAGAAGGAGGCTGGCGACTTTTAAGCCGCCGTGGCCAGTTGCTCAACCACGCTTTCCCGGCCCTGGAAGACCTGCGTTCAGCTTTTTCCTTTCTGCCAGTGGTTTTAGATGGTGAACTGGTAGCCTTTGACCAGCAGGGCCGTCTCTCCTTTTCCGCCATCTTAAAGCAAATGCAGGGAAAACAAACCCTGCCCTGGTACTACTGGGTATTTGATTGCCTGCACCTGGGGGAGCCGTTGCTGCATCTTCCCCTGCGGGAGCGCAAGGAAAAACTGGCCCGTTCTTTCCCTCATCATCCTCTGGCTGGACCGGTGCAGTGGTATCAAGGAGAACAGGCCCGCCTGCTGTGGCAAAAAGTAAAGGAGCTGGAACTGGAAGGAATGATGGCAAAAGACCCTGAAAGTCCCTACCTGCCAGGAAAACGCAGTCAGCACTGGCTCAAAATCAAGCGGGAACAGCGGCTTGAACTCTCGATCCTCGGTTTTACCCGGGAAAACCGTCCGGTCAGCTCTCTGCTGGTAGGAGAAATCAGCCCTGCAGGAGAGAAAAAAGTCAGGTGTAAAGTTAATTGCTCCCTACCCGCTCCCCGTTATCAGGCGCTGGTACAGCTGCTAAGAGCGCTAACCCTGGAGCAGGAAGGCAATATTTTCTGGGTACAGCCCCTGTTAATTGCCGAAGTCGCCTATTTGGAGTTAACGGCAGAAAACCAGCTGCGCCATCCCCGTTTGCTGGGAATTAGAAAACAGGAGGAGAAAAAATGAACCTCCAGCTTACTAATCTGGATAAACCCTTTTGGCCGGAAGGCATTACCAAGGGAGATTTGCTGGCCTATTATCAGGCTATGGCATCTGCCCTGCTTCCCCTGCTGTGCCAGCGTCCCCTGGTCCTGAAACGTTACCCTGATGGCATTGAGGGTGAATATTTTTATCAAAAACAGGCTCCACCTCACACTCCGCCAGATTTTCCCCGGGTCCACTGGCATGGCATCGATTATCTTTATGTAAAAACTGTTGAACACCTGCTATGGATCATCAATACCGGGGCCATTGAGATCCATGCCTGGCCTTCCCGGGTACCCCGGCTGGACCAGCCCGATATCCTCCTCTTTGACCTGGATCCCGCCCCAGGAGTCCCCTTTTCCCAGGTCTGTCAGGCTGCCCTGCTGGTCAAGGCTGCGCTGGAAAAGCTGGGTCTGGTGGGATTTGTTAAAACTTCCGGTTCCCGGGGCTTGCACATTTTTGTGCCCATTCAACCGGGACCAGCGAGTGGTCAATTGCGGCGGGCCCTGGCCCTGCTCTGCCAGACCCTGGTTCAGGTCTGGCCGACCGGTCTTACTACCGAATTCAGTAAAAGCAAGCGCCAGGGCAAAGTCTATCTGGATTACCTGCAAAATACCACCGGCAAATCCACTGCCTGGGTCTACAGTGTGCGCCCATTGCCGGGCGCACCCCTCTCCTGGCCGGTCAGCTGGGATGAAGTCGAGGCAGGCAATTTAAACCCGCAGCAATTTACCTTGCATAATTACCTTCAGTACATTCCTCAGGCCCGGCAGCTCTGGGGGGATTTTTTTCAACAGGCCCGGTCGGCCGCAGGTTTACTGGCTTTACTATCTTGACACGAAGGCCTGGTTTCCCGTAAGATATATTTAGACAGTTAT
This genomic interval carries:
- the ligD gene encoding non-homologous end-joining DNA ligase → MNLQLTNLDKPFWPEGITKGDLLAYYQAMASALLPLLCQRPLVLKRYPDGIEGEYFYQKQAPPHTPPDFPRVHWHGIDYLYVKTVEHLLWIINTGAIEIHAWPSRVPRLDQPDILLFDLDPAPGVPFSQVCQAALLVKAALEKLGLVGFVKTSGSRGLHIFVPIQPGPASGQLRRALALLCQTLVQVWPTGLTTEFSKSKRQGKVYLDYLQNTTGKSTAWVYSVRPLPGAPLSWPVSWDEVEAGNLNPQQFTLHNYLQYIPQARQLWGDFFQQARSAAGLLALLS
- a CDS encoding ATP-dependent DNA ligase: MPLFYPPMLGTLWREEWPINWYYEVKWDGIRALLYLEEGGWRLLSRRGQLLNHAFPALEDLRSAFSFLPVVLDGELVAFDQQGRLSFSAILKQMQGKQTLPWYYWVFDCLHLGEPLLHLPLRERKEKLARSFPHHPLAGPVQWYQGEQARLLWQKVKELELEGMMAKDPESPYLPGKRSQHWLKIKREQRLELSILGFTRENRPVSSLLVGEISPAGEKKVRCKVNCSLPAPRYQALVQLLRALTLEQEGNIFWVQPLLIAEVAYLELTAENQLRHPRLLGIRKQEEKK